The following proteins come from a genomic window of Gossypium raimondii isolate GPD5lz chromosome 5, ASM2569854v1, whole genome shotgun sequence:
- the LOC105766002 gene encoding homeobox protein knotted-1-like 6, translated as MDEIYGFYSMGDQYVDNALMSPENMIFPSDYQPRLCSSDRVPAFGSDELISVASAISEAAYVTPQIQGEVDISNVIKAKIASHPYYPRLLEAYIDCQKVGAPPEIARILDEILMETDVNKRDILPTCLGADPELDEFMETYCDMLVKYKSDISRPFDEATTFLNKIEMQLRNLCTGASITGLSDEGGESSEGDVSVGEDDVEELQPRSKDIGLKDLLLHRFGNHITTLKLEFSKKKKKGKLPKEARQILLEWWNVHSKWPYPTEGDKMALAETTGLDPKQINNWFINQRKRHWKPSETFQMDELSGRFFIDQE; from the exons ATGGATGAAATATACGGATTCTACTCCATGGGAGATCAGTACGTTGACAACGCCTTGATGTCACCGGAGAACATGATCTTTCCTTCTGATTACCAACCTCGGCTTTGTTCTTCCGATCGGGTTCCGGCGTTTGGATCCGACGAGTTAATCTCTGTCGCCTCCGCCATCTCCGAAGCCGCTTACGTCACCCCTCAAATTCAAGGAGAAGTGGACATTTCAAACGTGATCAAAGCCAAAATCGCTTCTCACCCTTATTATCCTCGGCTGCTTGAAGCTTATATTGATTGCCAGAAG GTCGGAGCTCCTCCAGAGATAGCGAGGATATTAGACGAAATTCTGATGGAGACCGATGTTAACAAGCGGGATATCCTGCCAACCTGCTTGGGAGCCGATCCTGAGCTCGACGAGTTCATG GAAACTTACTGCGATATGTTGGTGAAATACAAGTCTGATATTTCAAGGCCTTTTGATGAAGCGACCACTTTTCTAAACAAGATCGAGATGCAGCTTCGAAATCTCTGCACGGGTGCCTCCATTACAGGCCTTTCTG ATGAAGGCGGTGAATCATCGGAGGGAGATGTTAGTGTTGGGGAGGATGACGTGGAAGAACTGCAGCCAAGAAGCAAAGACATAGGTCTCAAAGATCTTCTGCTTCAtagatttggcaatcatattaCCACCTTGAAGCTGGAGTtctcaaagaagaagaagaaaggaaaacttCCGAAAGAAGCAAGGCAAATATTGTTAGAGTGGTGGAATGTTCACAGCAAATGGCCGTATCCGACG GAAGGTGATAAGATGGCATTGGCTGAAACGACGGGACTGGACCCGAAGCAAATCAACAACTGGTTTATTAACCAAAGAAAGCGCCATTGGAAACCATCTGAAACCTTCCAAATGGACGAACTGTCTGGACGATTCTTTATAGATCAGGAGTGA